ttttaatTTAACACGTGCTGCTGCTGCTTTAGACTTCAATTCCATTTGTTCAATCTTGGATGCTATACTCTAACAACTAAGACCAAATGAAGAGGGGCTCTGTTTTAGAGGAAGAGAACAGGGGAGCTCTAGAGTTTTGGAGGACCGACCGAGAGGTCATGTAGCAGCTTTTCTGAGAGAGGTTTCGTGGAGAGTTTTTCTAGCTGAAACTCAACTTTGGTGAGAGAAAATAACAGAGCACGTACACAGAGGGAAGACGAGTTTTTTTTtggctctattttttttctcctgGACAGCAGACGGAGGGGCAAAACAAAAATAGTGGGGTAGCTTTTGGCTGGGACGAAACGAAGAGGGAGTtttaccttttgttttttttttttttttttttttctgtggaCTTGAGCAAGACCTTCAGCTGGTAACAGGTTGTGAAAAAGACGCTGGCAATGGAAAGGAGTTTTACAAAAAGCTGGTTTTCCTTTTTTACATTCATTGTGCGAGCTTGAGGAAAGAACGGAAGAGGATTTCTTCTTGGCTAGTTTTTACGAAGATCGAAACCAGGGAGTTTCATGGGTTGTATTTTCTCTTTTCGCTCTATGGTCTAGATTATTTTTCTAGTGTTAAttggtgttttttattttagttcttttttttaatggagaatatttttgtgattttcataGCTATTGTGATGAACATAGTTGGCTAAATTAtcgtactaaggttagaggtgaaatttaatgatttaaacattattttcggatcaacgtaaaatttattttgtgagcttgatcgaaTTGAAGGActttattattgaatattttgattatttatatatttatcttgattcattatgattttcgaatacaatgaatgcttgaaaaaattcctgtgatatttaaatgaatttgtgaatgttataatcatcaatcgttcatgcctaatcattagtgattatttttcttgaccttaaatgttaaatcttccaattaaacaaaatcattattcgagtttaattgaagtaaatcaatcgaaaacaatattttaaattattagacggatcctcgaaaccttagtctttctccatatcaatttattttatcattttagttgtattctattactttaaaaaatatctatctcagtaattttcttttctatttgattgtacgttcattttagtaatttattttcattgtttgagttattttctttatcccataagtcaatccctgtggattcaaCCTTGTTAGGTACTATAACACCTATATAATTGTAGGTAAAActacactaaatttttggttcactagtttgagtcaaagtttaggcgcaacaatgGGCTTTTGAGCTCTTGAACGTAACATTCATTCATGGTGACCTGCTCCCCTTGAACCTCTCCTATACCTTGCAGGGTTGGGAACTTCATTTTGAGGTGGTAGGTCAAGGTGACCGCCTGTAGACTATTGAGGGCGGGTCTGCCAGTGATAGCATCATTGTAGGATGATAGGGCCTTCACTACAAGGAAATCAACCATGATGGCAGCGGAGTAGGGTACTGTGCCTGTAAGGACTAACAACGTGATAGTTCCCTCGGGATTCACCATATCCCTAGAGAATCCCTTCAGTGGTGTCGAGGCCAGTTGTAGTCGTGCAATGTTAATTCCCATCCTGGTGAAAGCCACA
This genomic interval from Carya illinoinensis cultivar Pawnee chromosome 2, C.illinoinensisPawnee_v1, whole genome shotgun sequence contains the following:
- the LOC122301716 gene encoding uncharacterized protein LOC122301716, giving the protein MLVANFTTRRILINNGSSADILFYVAFTRMGINIARLQLASTPLKGFSRDMVNPEGTITLLVLTGTVPYSAAIMVDFLVVKALSSYNDAITGRPALNSLQAVTLTYHLKMKFPTLQGIGEVQGEQIENTLASATSLPDKITNIFIPKSL